TCGCTCTGGAGACTTCTCTTCCGCCGGAAGATTGCTATTAAGGACGtcgtggaagaaggtcgGCTGGCTAAACTGgctcttcaccttctcgtAATCTGGCGCACTCTGCTCATTCATGATCGTTCGTACAATTTTATTACACCGtgcctggaactggaagaccAGGTTCATGCCAGGATATGCGCGCGAAAGCAACCACTGCGGCATCGCCGCAAGCACCAGTCCCAACCACGGAAACGCTTTCATATACACGCCGCTCTTCACACTGCCAGCTAAAGTGGTGCTCTATTCGGGAATGAAATCGGGTTCGTCGAGATAGTGAAGCCCCGTGCCCATGGTGTAATCGGAGACAACTTCGGTCGTGAAGCAGGTAAAGGCGTGCTGCAGGTCAATCGGCGTTCCTGTGTTCTTGTACGCACTAATCCGATCGACGAGCTTGTTCACGAGGCCTTGTATAAGCGGTTCTTGCTTCCGAACGCGAGTGATTGAAAAGTAAGGGTTCATGTTCGAGCGTAACATGCGGTGGTGGTAATGGTCGACAGTCGCAATCGTGCTGCGACTAATGCCGAACTGCGTCGTGAAGTACGCATACTTGTTTCGTGGGCTGTCGCGAGAGTACAGGACTTCGTAGTAGTCCGGGTCGTTGATATGCAGCTCATGTGGGCTAATCCGGACAATGGAGCCTGCTTGGTCAGAAAAGCCGTTGCGTTGTGATGCGAAGCTTACCATATTTCTCGTGCATTTTGGCAATCTCAAACGTGTACTGTCCCCACCGAAATGCATCGTGGTATGTTTCATACCACAGCGTCGCAGCTGCGATCTTGGGGCCTGGAAATTTGGCCAAAGGAGAAAACCACAGCCGGTAAATCAGCAGGGCCAGCACGTAGCCAGCGCAAACAATGGCAAGAAGCGCCGCGGGATGAAGCATGACTCGAAACTGATAACCGTGCAGCTGTCACTCAAGCTCTTCCTGTCCACGTTGGATGAGAATACGACCATTGTTCGGTGGGCCACCAACCTCATATATATACCGCAACGACTCCAACTTATTTCCAATCATATTCTCCTAGCTGGCCCGTCTTGGATCAATTCAGAAGCAACCCCGCGCCCTACTTTTTAGCTGCTGTTTAGCCTCGCGGCAACGGGAGCGACGGACCGCACAGCCCCACGGTCTTATTGGCAAGCTTGGTTGTTGTTCAAGAAATTTGAGACCGTGGATGATGGAATGATGCAGGGTCTGTTCATGTTGTGTTACTCTATTAGCTGTGCAGACGGAACACAGACCACCGTACACAGTCTCAAGATATGGGGGATCGGTGTTACCAGACTAGCCATAAGGCTCACCAGCTACAATGCCATTCTAGCTGCGTTGTGACCTACCCACCTGATCAGTAAGAGACTGTAAATCAATCACTTAAGAGTCATACTTCTCTCCCAGCAGCGTCTGAATTGGGACAGACAGGGGCCTCGTCAAAGACACATCCTGGACATGACCGTATCTTGTCGAATATTAATCGCTGGCGCCTGCACCGAAACGTAATCTTTAGTCAAGAAAGGTTTGAATAAAGTTACAGCCCTACGCTCTGCTCAAAGCTTGTCTTGTGTTACTAATTAGATGGTTTCTACTACGTTGCCTCCAGTGACTCCTTCCCAGTTCCAACTTCGCTCACTTTTATCTTCTTCCCTCTAACTTCACTCACttttatcttcttcctcccaacTTCACTCACTTttcaccttcttcccagTACGTCCTTCTACATCATTTCAACACCATCTCGTCTCGTTTATCCTTCTAAGCTTGCTCTCCGTCAGTGCCCTCTCGAGACTTTCGAAATGTCCCCCGAAACCACCGTTAGCGAGTTCCTGGAGGCCAAGGCCGCATCCCTCCAAGCAGAGCTGGAGTTCATAAAATGCCAGCTAGCCGCGTATGACGTGGTTAGGGAATCCGAAAAAATGACCAGCGCGGACTTCGTTGAGGTAATCCAGCCATATCTGGCAAACTTCCGGAGTGCCTCGCAGGAGTTACACATTACCAAGCGCCAAATGCGCACATTCCATGCCGACGTGGAGGATGAATACGCTACCAAACGTCAGCGATTCGACGAGCCAAGTAACGCTTTACTGGAGAGGGCTTACCAGACTGTCATGGTGGAGAGGATCATGCTTGCTTCTGCTAAGCAGAGCAGGCGTGAATTCAGCCAATCCGACTTTCGCAAAGATGTCTTGGCCTACTATTGCCCGGCAGCGTGTGACGGTGTGGCCTGGTGCCATATTCTGGGCAGGGCGCACCATAAGGTCAAAGCAGCGCACATGGTCCCCAAGATACTGACGGGAGACGAGCTTGCGCACCTATTTGGAGACGAGGAATCCGTCTTTGATGACAAGCGTAATGGTGAGTGTTCTCCTATGTGAGATCGAAAGGAAACGGAAGCTAACATCATCATATCTGGCAGGTCTCACCTTGCACTCAGCCTTGGAACAGGGACTCGACCAGGGCATTATAGTCATAGTCCCTTTGGCTGCGGAGATTTCGGTGCCGACCCGCTGGAAATGCGTGGTTTTGGACGACACAAAACGGGACGATATC
Above is a window of Aspergillus puulaauensis MK2 DNA, chromosome 2, nearly complete sequence DNA encoding:
- a CDS encoding uncharacterized protein (COG:Q;~EggNog:ENOG410PJTA;~InterPro:IPR001128,IPR036396;~SMCOG1034:cytochrome P450;~TransMembrane:1 (o6-26i);~antiSMASH:Cluster_2.9;~go_function: GO:0005506 - iron ion binding [Evidence IEA];~go_function: GO:0016705 - oxidoreductase activity, acting on paired donors, with incorporation or reduction of molecular oxygen [Evidence IEA];~go_function: GO:0020037 - heme binding [Evidence IEA];~go_process: GO:0055114 - oxidation-reduction process [Evidence IEA]) — protein: MLHPAALLAIVCAGYVLALLIYRLWFSPLAKFPGPKIAAATLWYETYHDAFRWGQYTFEIAKMHEKYGSIVRISPHELHINDPDYYEVLYSRDSPRNKYAYFTTQFGISRSTIATVDHYHHRMLRSNMNPYFSITRVRKQEPLIQGLVNKLVDRISAYKNTGTPIDLQHAFTCFTTEVVSDYTMGTGLHYLDEPDFIPE
- a CDS encoding uncharacterized protein (COG:S;~EggNog:ENOG410PR8B;~antiSMASH:Cluster_2.9), which encodes MSPETTVSEFLEAKAASLQAELEFIKCQLAAYDVVRESEKMTSADFVEVIQPYLANFRSASQELHITKRQMRTFHADVEDEYATKRQRFDEPSNALLERAYQTVMVERIMLASAKQSRREFSQSDFRKDVLAYYCPAACDGVAWCHILGRAHHKVKAAHMVPKILTGDELAHLFGDEESVFDDKRNGLTLHSALEQGLDQGIIVIVPLAAEISVPTRWKCVVLDDTKRDDIIYQSYDPQGNDPEIIRLRDLDGKELTFLTDNRPARRFLYLRFIISYLQAKRNGNLTVQSKVDRTQLWPTLGRYLNKSTLVSLAWYVSGCKLPESLVEGQTFESEDSAVSEDAGLLLSMKLRDAWTASAKKLSKQKNTDEDEDEDEES